The segment GCGGCGGCCGCCGGGCCCAGCTCACCGAGGCCGGTCGGCTGTTGCTGAACTACGGCGAGAAGCTGCTGACGCTGTGCCAAGAAACCTGCCGAGCGCTCGAGGACCTGCAGAACTTGCAGGGCGGAACCCTGATCGTGGGGGCTTCCCAGACGACAGGGACTTATTTGCTGCCGCGCATGATCGGGCTGTTCCGGCAAAAGTACTCCGACGTTTCGGTGCAGCTCCACGTTCACTCCACCCGCCGTACCTCTTGGAGCGTTGCCAACGGCCAGCTCGATCTCGCCATTATTGGCGGCGAAGTGCCAGCCGAGCTCCAGGACACGCTCGAGGTATTCCCCTACGCCCACGACGAGCTGGCGCTGATTTTGCCGGTTTTTCATCCCCTAGCGCGCGCGGAGGCGATCTCCAAAGAAGATCTCTACAAGCTGTCCTTTATCGCCCTCGATTCCCAATCGACGATCCGCAAAGTCATTGACCAGGTGCTCTCGCGCTACGGCATCGATCCCAAGCATCTTAAAGTCGAGATGGAGCTC is part of the Cyanobacteria bacterium QS_8_64_29 genome and harbors:
- a CDS encoding LysR family transcriptional regulator; this translates as MSEIPFTLEQLRILKAIAAEGSFKRAADTLYVSQPAVSLQVQNLERQMEVPLFDRGGRRAQLTEAGRLLLNYGEKLLTLCQETCRALEDLQNLQGGTLIVGASQTTGTYLLPRMIGLFRQKYSDVSVQLHVHSTRRTSWSVANGQLDLAIIGGEVPAELQDTLEVFPYAHDELALILPVFHPLARAEAISKEDLYKLSFIALDSQSTIRKVIDQVLSRYGIDPKHLKVEMELNSIEAIKNAVQSGLGAAFVSLSAIEKELQMGTLHRAQIEDISVKRMLSVAINPNRYRSKAAEAFSQEILPQFCTTGWFSEPASAKATLERHTPTAPQLGSS